Genomic DNA from Streptomyces sp. AM 2-1-1:
CAGCACGAGCACGTCGCCGGGACGGCCGTGGGCGCAGGTCTGCCGGGCGAAGACCTCCTGGACGCCGTAGTCGTTGGCGATCGCCGTGGTCGAAGAGGTGTCGGCGTGCAGGGCGAGGGCGGAGAAGGGCGGGCGGTCGTCCCGGTAGCGGCCGACCAGTTCGGCGGTCAGATGCTGGGCCTGGGCGGCGCTGCCGCCGTTTCCGGCGACGAGCAGCCTGGCTCCGCCGCCGAGGCGGCGAGCCAGTTCGGCGCCCCAGCGGTGGGTCACGGGGCAGGAGGCGCGGAACGCGGCGAGCGCGTCCATCAGTTCGTCGCAGTGCCGGCCGTCGTGAGTGCGGTTCATCGGAGGACTCCTGAGAGTGAGGGGGTGGCGTGCACAGCGGCGTAGACACGGGCGACCCCGTCCGCGACGCGCTCCCAGCTGTAGTGCCGGAGAACGCGGGCCCGTCCGGCTGCGCCGTAACGGGCCCTGCGGGCCGGGTCGTCCAGGAGGGCGCGGATCGTCGCGGCGAGGTCCCGGTCACCGCCCGGGGCCGCCTGCACCAGCGCGCCCGTGACCCCGTCCACGACGGTGTCCAGGTGACCCCCCACGGCGGTCGCCACCACCGGCGTCGCGCACGCCATCGCTTCGATCGGCACGATGCCGAACGGTTCGTAGTCGGGCAGCGAGAGGACGAGGTCCGCGCCGGACATGAGGGCGGGCATCCGGTCGTGGGGCACCGCCCCCAGCAGGGTGACCCGGTCGGCGACGCCGTGCTCCTCCGCCGCTTTCAGCAGCCTTTCGGCCTCCGGTTCGGCGAACAGCAGGTCGGCCGGAGGCCCACCCGCGATGAGCAGTTCGGCGTCGGGGATTTCGGCGAGTGCCCGGATCGCACGGTCGAATCCCTTGCGCCGGACGAGACGGCCGACGGCGACCAGCCGGCGCGGGCCGGAGCCCGTGCGCGCGGTGCCGGCGACCGGAGCGAAGTGGCGGGGGTCCACTCCGCACGGGACGACCGACACCCGGTCCGGCGACACCCCCATCGCGGCGAGTTCGGCGACCTCGTCGGCGCAGGTGGCGAGGACCCGTCGGCAGGATCTGCCGATGTCCGCCTCGATCGCCAGGCGCTGGGCCGGACTGGTGTCCTCGGTCCCTTGATGGCGCTTCTTCACGGTGCCGAGCGCGTGGTACGTCTGGATCACGGGCACGCCGAGTCCCCGGGCACCGGCGAGGGCGGCCGTGCCGGACATCCAGAAGTGCGCGTGCACCACGTCCGGCGGTGCCGAACGCCAGCGCCGGGCGAGGAAGGCTCCGAACTCGGGCATGTGCACCAGGAGATCGTCCTTCGGGACCTGCGCAGCGGGGCCGGCGGGTACGTGGACGACCCGCACTCCACCGGGCGTGGTGACCTCGGCGGGCAGGCGGGGGCCGTCCCTGCGGGTGTAGACGGTGACGTCGTGGCCGCGCCGTGCGAGGTGATCGGCGAGCTGGGCCACGTACACGTTCTGTCCGCCGGCGTCGGGGCCGCCGAGGTCGGCCAGCGGGCTGGCGTGCTCCGAGACCAGAGCGACACGGAGGGAGGCCGGGCGGGCGTACCTCATCGTGTGACCTCCTTCGTCAGTTGTTCCCAGTCGTCCAGGAAGCGCTGGACCCCGTAACGGGCCTGCGCGGCGGACCTCGCGCGCTGCCCCGCGACGGCGGCGCAGTCGGCGTCGGCGAGGAAGGTGCGTACGGCCTCGTCGAGGACGTCGAGGCGGTTGGAGACCACTCCCGCGTCGTCGGGGACCGCTTCGCGTACCTCCGTGGTGTCCAGGGCGACGACGGGCATGCCGAGGAACATGGCTTCCAGGAGGGAGAGCCCGAGCGACGTCCATCGCACCGGATGCAGGTACAGCCGGCAGCGGGCCATGGCCGGATGCAGTTCGCCCTGCGGCAGGTCGCGCGCCCGGCAGCGGTCGGCCGGCAGGCCGAGGTGGTCCGCGAGTCCGCCGGTGCGCATGCCGAAGACGTCGAGGGGTGCGGAGCGGGCGAAGCGCGGAAGGAGGTCCGTGCCGGTGGTACGCCCGCGGCGCACGGGGTCGTTGACGACGACGGCGGCGCGGCGTTCCTCACCGGTCCACAGCGGCCCCGGGTCGATGATTCCGTGCTCGATGACCGTGGTCGGAGCGCGTCCGTTGTCCCACATCAGCCGGTTGAAGTGGGTGACGTGCACCAGCGGGATGTCGTCGCGGTCTGCCAGCGGGTGGCGGGTGGCGGCCGCCGAGGCGTCGGGGCTGTTGTGCTCCACGTACACGGCCGGCACGTCGGTCCCGGGCCGCCGCCCGGTCCAGGCCGTGGCCAGCTCCACCTCATGGGGCCGCTGGAGGACGACGAGATCGACGGACTCCTCCCGCAGCCGCTCCGGCGTCACCTCACGGACGTGGGGCGGCCACTGCCAGCTCGTGGCGCGACCGAGGCCGTCCGGCCCGCGGTCGGGCGTCACGGGGACGAGGTACGTGTGGGGCCCCTGGACGAACGACGTGGCCCATGAGCCGTGGACGTGCCAGATGAGGATGTTCACGCGGTCTCCTCGATGAGCTTGCGGACGGCCATGACGACGTCGTGCGGCGTGACGTCGTCGAGGCACGGGTGTCCGGGAACGGGACAGTGCCGGGCACGGCTGCCGGCGCACGGGGCGCGCTGGTCGCCGAGCACCACGGCCGGGACACCGAACGGGCCCCACCGCTCCACCGGTACGACCGGGGAGAAGAGGGAGACGACCGGCGTGCCGACGGCCGCCGCCAGGTGGGCCGGCCCGGTGTTGCCGCTGACGAGCACGTCCGCGCCGCGCAGGACACCGGCCAGCACCCGGGGCTCGGTACGGCCGCCGAGGTCCACCGCGACCCGGCCGCTGATCCGGCCGGTCAGGCCCGCCTCGTCGGGGCCTCCGGTGACCACCACCCGGTGGCCCGCGTCCGCGAGACCCATGACGGCCTCGGCGCACCGCTCGGGGCTCCAGGCGCGCGCGGGAGCGCTCGCACCGGGGTGGACGACGACATAGGGGCCGTTGCCCGTCAGCATGGCGGTGTCGGGGGGCGGCAGCACGCGCAGCCGGCCGTCATCACCCTGTTGCGGCGGAAATCCCATGGCCACGGCGGTGTCCAGGGCGGCCTCCGCTTCGTGCCGGCCCGGCAGTCGGCGGTTGCGGACGTCGAGCAGTGTTCCGGGATGGTCCACGCTGTCCGCACCGATCCGTCGCACACCCGCCATCCGCAGCAGCAGCGCGGCAGGCAGCGGGCTCTGGTGGAACGAGGTCAGTACGAGGGCGGTGTCGTAGGCGGACTCGCGCAGCCGTCCCACGAACCCTTCGACATCGGCCGTCTCCACGGTGGGTGGGTTCGTGCCTTCCCAGGGGGCCTGCCAGACGACGACGTCGTCGACGCCGGGCAGGAGGCGAGCGGCGGGTTCGCCCAGCGGGCCGCAGAGCAGCGTCACGTGACCGGCGTGTGCGGCGACCGCCCGGACGGCTGGTCCGGCGAGAAGGACGTCCCCGAAACTGTCCAGTCTGACGACGAGGGCCCTCACGACGGCCACTTCCCCGGCTCCAGTATCCGCCGCACCGCCGTCAGCAGGTCGGGGGCCGTCCAGCGTTCCGCCTCCACCTCGGCGCGCAGGGTCGCCGCGTTGGGGACCAGGACGCCCTGGGCGCCGGCCGCTCTCGCGGCGAGGACATCCGCCTGGATGTCACCGATCACCACGCACCTTTCCGGCCGCACCCCCAGTCGGCGTGCGGCCTTGAACACGAGACCGGGCCGGGGTTTGCGGCACGCGCAGTCGGCGTGCGGGGCGTGCGGGCAGAACACCCAGGTGCCGAGGGTGCCGAGCAGTTCGTCGGCCCGCCGGTTGACCCGGATCACGTCCAGTTCACGGAGCAGTCCCCGGCCGATGCCCGACTGGTTGCTGACCACGCCGGTGGCGATCCCTCGGGCGCGCAGCAGGTCGGCGGCCTCGCGTGCGCCGGGCAGCAGCCTGACCAGCGCGGGGTCCGCGTTGTAGGGCACGTCCTCCACCAGGGTGCCGTCCCGGTCGAAGAGCACCGCCGACACCCGGCGGTGGGTGGAAGGGGTTCCGCTCACCGGCTGCCTCCCCGGGGGCGGACCCGACGGTGCCTGAGCTGGCCCGCGAGCCAGTGCCATGACGCGGCGGCGGGGATGACCACGCTGGTGGCGGTCATGGTGGTGACCTCGTCGCGGGTCCTCGGTCCGGGGGCGATGCGTGCCCAGGCGAAGTGCGCCGTGGCCGCGGTCCAGAGCGCTGCGGCGACTGCGGCGGCGCGTGGCCGGCCCGCTGCGAGACCGCCGACGGCGGCGCAGGCGAGGGCCGTGGTGGCCAGATGTCCGGGGAGCCGGCCGCGGGGCGCCTCCGCCCGTGTCCACCAGTCGCGCCCGTGCAGACGGTTCATCAGAACGTCGTCGGCGTTGCCGCGCTGAGCGCGTACGGAGGCCCAGCGGTCGGCCGGGCGTACCGGATGACGGGTGGTACGGCCGCCCCGGTCCAGCGTCCAGCCCGCGTCCATGACGCGCAGGGCCAGATCGGCGTCCTCGCGGAAAGCGCGCGGGAACCGTTCGTCGAACCCGCCCACTTCCTTGAGGGCCGTCGCGCGGAAAGCCATGTCGGCGGTGGCCCAGGCCGCGTTCTCCAGCCCGGCGGTGCCCCGCTCCCAGTCCGTGGGCCTCCGGTCATCCGGGAGGGGGACCGTCAGCCGCCCCTGTACACCGGCCGTTCGCTCATCGGCCGAGGCGAGATCCTCGGCGAGCCGCTCGCCCCAGTCCGGCAGTACCTGGACGTCGTCGTCGAGGAAGACGACCCAGGGCGCGCCCACCGCGCGGGCGCCCGCGTTGCGGGCGGCGGCGGGGCCCCGGCCGCCGGTTGCCAGCACGCGGACGCGCGGCTGCCCGGGCGGGCCGAGCGGCAGTCCGTCGCGAGGCTCCGGGCGGTCGTCCACCACCACCACCTCCACCGGGCGCGGGCCGGCCGATCCGGCCAGTGCGCCGAGGCAGTCGGCCAGGCAGGGCCGGCCGACGGTGGGAATGACGACCGCGTACTCCACTGTCGTCTTCATGCGAACGCCCCTCCCCGCCGGACGGCGAAGGGGCCGAGAGCCAACAGGTCCACCGGGGCCGAGCCGAAGCACTCCAGCGCGTCGCGCGGATCGTCGACCATGGGCCGGCCGGCGGTGTTCAGGCTGGTGTTCACCACCACCGGCAGGCCGGTGAGCTGCTCGAAGGCGGTCAGCATCCGGGCCACCAGTGGCTCCGACGCGGCGTCGACGGTCTGGACCCGCGCGGTGCCGTCGACGTGGACCACCGCCGGAATCCGTTCGCGCCACGCTTCGGCGACATCGTGGACGAAGAGCATGTAAGGGCTCGGCAACGGGCCGCGGAACAGTTCGGCCGCTCGTTCGGCGAGGACCATCGGCGCGACGGGGCGGAACTCCTCCCGTCCCTTGACCGCGTTGAGCCGCTCCAGGTTTCCGGCCCGTCCGGGATGCGCCAGCAGGGAGCGGTGTCCCAGCGCCCGGGGACCGAACTCGGAGCGCCCCTGGAACCAGGCGACGATGCCGTCCCGGCCGAGCTCCTCCGCCACGGTCCGGGCGATGTCGTCCGGCTCCTCGTACGGTACGGCGGCCCGCTCCAGCCAGCCCCGTAGTTCGTCGTCGCTCCAGCCGCGGCCGAGGGCCGGGGTCGGCATCGCCTCGACGGGCTCCTTCTCACCGGCCACGTGCAGGGCCGCGCCCAGCGCCGTACCGGCGTCGCCGGCGGCGGGCTGCACCCAGATCTCGCGGAAGGGCCCTTCGCGGTGGAGCCGGGTGTTGGCGACGCAGTTGAGCGCCACCCCTCCTGCGAGGGCGAGCACGTCGTCGCCCGTCCGGCCGTGCAGCCACCGGGCGAGGTCCAGTACGACCTCCTCCAGGCACGCCTGGGCGCTCGCCGCCACGTCCGCGTGGTCCTGCGTCCACGGGGTTCCTGGTTCCCTGCCCGGTACGAGCGAGGCCCAGGGCACGGGCCGTGCGGTGAAGCCGCCCGTTGCGTCCGCCCGGACGAACTCCCGCAGGCGGTCGGCGAAGCGCGGCTTGCCGTAGGAGGCGAGCGCCATGACCTTGAATTCGTCGCTGCTGCGGAGGAACCCCAGGTGCTGCGTCAGGTCCTCGTAGAACAGACCGACGGAGTGCGGCAGCTTCTGCGAGGACAGGACCGTCAGTTGCCGGTCGACGTAGTGGCCGGAGAGGTGCGAGCCGCACTCACCGCGGCCGTCGAGCACCAGGACCGCGCAGTCGGCATGCGGCGACGCCTGCCCGGCGGACGCCGCGTGGGCCACGTGGTGGGGGACGAAGCGCACTTTGCCCGGATCGAGGCCGGGAAGCGCCTCGGCGAGGAACTCCGGTGCACGGCGGGCGTATTCCTGGCGCAGCGGGTCCCAGGGGTCGTTCAGTTCCATCGTTTCGGCGGGGCGGGCGAGACCGGGGTCGTAGGAGTAGGCGACCACGTCGAGGTCGGCGGGCCGGAGCCCGGCCTGCTCCAGGCACCAGCGGGCGCTCAGTTCGGGCAGCTCCCAGGCGGAGAAGGGAAGGGGTCGCTTGCCGTGCTTACGGCGGCTGAATCGTTCCTCCTCCGCGGCCGCGACGATCCGGCCGTCGACGACCAGGGCCGCGGCGGGATCGTGGAAGAGTGCGTTGACACCGAGGACGCGCATGGAAAACCTCCGTCAGAGCCGGGGGGCCGGGGACATGGCTTCGGGCGAGGAGGAGAAGTGGGCGATGGTCCGCTTGAGCCCCTCCTCCCAGCTCACTCTCGGTTCCCAGCCCAGCAGTTCACGGGCGAGCGCGGTGTCGGGCCGGCGACGCTCCGGGTCGTCCTGGGGGCGCGCGACGAAGGTGAGGGAGGAGGAGGACCCGGTCAGCGCGATGACCCGGTGTGCGATCTCCAGGACCGTGGCCTCTTCGCCGCCGCCGATGTTGACCGGGCGCACCGCCTGGCTGGCCGCCACGAGGAGGACTCCCTCGACCGTGTCGTCCACGTAGCAGAGCGAGCGGGTCTGGCTTCCGTCGCCCGCCACCGTCAGCGGCTCACCGGCAAGCGCCTGGCAGACGAAGGTCGGGACGGCACGGCCGTCGTGGGCCCGCATACGGGGGCCGTAGGTGTTGAACATGCGTACGATTCCCGCGTTCACTCCCTTGGCGCCGACGTGCGCGGTGACCAGCGCCTCGGCGAACCTCTTGGACTCGTCGTAGACGCTGCGCGGCCCCACCGGATTGACGTTGCCCCAGTAGTCCTCCCGCTGCGGGTGGACCAGCGGGTCCCCGTAGACCTCGGAGGTGGACGCGAGAAGGAAGCGCGCCCCGTCCCGCAGCGCCAGGGCCAGCGCATTGCGGGTGCCGAGGCTGCCGACGTCCATGGTCTCCAGGGGATGGCGCAGGTAGTCGGCCGGCGAGGCCGGGCACGCGAAGTGCAGCACGAGGTCGTAGGGGCCCGGCAGCTCGTCCGTCATGGAGTCCGAGGAGACGTCGCACCGTACGAAGCGGAAGCCGGGGCGTCCGGCCAGATGCGCGATGTTGCTCTCGGAGCCGGAGAGAAGGTTGTCCGCGCAGTCGACTTCGACTCCCGAATCCAGCAGTCGTTCGCAGAGGTGGGAGCCGAGAAATCCGGCTCCACCGGTCACGACGGCCCGGTGCCAGGGACCGGATGGCGTCAGCAGGGGCATGGGACGGCCTTTCGTCCGCAGAGGTGGAAGTGCGAGGCCGCGGTGATTCCGACGGACACGAGCGGCTGGGTTCCCGAGTCAGCAGCTTTCACACATTGAATCCGGCCTGCAACAGCAAACCCGCCGAGCGGGTGATCCTGCTCCGCCACCGGAGCGCCTCCCTC
This window encodes:
- a CDS encoding SIS domain-containing protein, giving the protein MNRTHDGRHCDELMDALAAFRASCPVTHRWGAELARRLGGGARLLVAGNGGSAAQAQHLTAELVGRYRDDRPPFSALALHADTSSTTAIANDYGVQEVFARQTCAHGRPGDVLVLLSTSGASANLLAAAAEARRIGMSVWALTGPAPNPLEAACDEALCVDAPASATVQELHLVAVHMICEAFDQACEQGVAVADRYANPGEPAVEGAL
- a CDS encoding glycosyltransferase, with protein sequence MRYARPASLRVALVSEHASPLADLGGPDAGGQNVYVAQLADHLARRGHDVTVYTRRDGPRLPAEVTTPGGVRVVHVPAGPAAQVPKDDLLVHMPEFGAFLARRWRSAPPDVVHAHFWMSGTAALAGARGLGVPVIQTYHALGTVKKRHQGTEDTSPAQRLAIEADIGRSCRRVLATCADEVAELAAMGVSPDRVSVVPCGVDPRHFAPVAGTARTGSGPRRLVAVGRLVRRKGFDRAIRALAEIPDAELLIAGGPPADLLFAEPEAERLLKAAEEHGVADRVTLLGAVPHDRMPALMSGADLVLSLPDYEPFGIVPIEAMACATPVVATAVGGHLDTVVDGVTGALVQAAPGGDRDLAATIRALLDDPARRARYGAAGRARVLRHYSWERVADGVARVYAAVHATPSLSGVLR
- a CDS encoding glycosyltransferase, yielding MNILIWHVHGSWATSFVQGPHTYLVPVTPDRGPDGLGRATSWQWPPHVREVTPERLREESVDLVVLQRPHEVELATAWTGRRPGTDVPAVYVEHNSPDASAAATRHPLADRDDIPLVHVTHFNRLMWDNGRAPTTVIEHGIIDPGPLWTGEERRAAVVVNDPVRRGRTTGTDLLPRFARSAPLDVFGMRTGGLADHLGLPADRCRARDLPQGELHPAMARCRLYLHPVRWTSLGLSLLEAMFLGMPVVALDTTEVREAVPDDAGVVSNRLDVLDEAVRTFLADADCAAVAGQRARSAAQARYGVQRFLDDWEQLTKEVTR
- a CDS encoding glycosyltransferase family 9 protein; the encoded protein is MRALVVRLDSFGDVLLAGPAVRAVAAHAGHVTLLCGPLGEPAARLLPGVDDVVVWQAPWEGTNPPTVETADVEGFVGRLRESAYDTALVLTSFHQSPLPAALLLRMAGVRRIGADSVDHPGTLLDVRNRRLPGRHEAEAALDTAVAMGFPPQQGDDGRLRVLPPPDTAMLTGNGPYVVVHPGASAPARAWSPERCAEAVMGLADAGHRVVVTGGPDEAGLTGRISGRVAVDLGGRTEPRVLAGVLRGADVLVSGNTGPAHLAAAVGTPVVSLFSPVVPVERWGPFGVPAVVLGDQRAPCAGSRARHCPVPGHPCLDDVTPHDVVMAVRKLIEETA
- a CDS encoding HAD family hydrolase gives rise to the protein MSGTPSTHRRVSAVLFDRDGTLVEDVPYNADPALVRLLPGAREAADLLRARGIATGVVSNQSGIGRGLLRELDVIRVNRRADELLGTLGTWVFCPHAPHADCACRKPRPGLVFKAARRLGVRPERCVVIGDIQADVLAARAAGAQGVLVPNAATLRAEVEAERWTAPDLLTAVRRILEPGKWPS
- a CDS encoding glycosyltransferase yields the protein MKTTVEYAVVIPTVGRPCLADCLGALAGSAGPRPVEVVVVDDRPEPRDGLPLGPPGQPRVRVLATGGRGPAAARNAGARAVGAPWVVFLDDDVQVLPDWGERLAEDLASADERTAGVQGRLTVPLPDDRRPTDWERGTAGLENAAWATADMAFRATALKEVGGFDERFPRAFREDADLALRVMDAGWTLDRGGRTTRHPVRPADRWASVRAQRGNADDVLMNRLHGRDWWTRAEAPRGRLPGHLATTALACAAVGGLAAGRPRAAAVAAALWTAATAHFAWARIAPGPRTRDEVTTMTATSVVIPAAASWHWLAGQLRHRRVRPRGGSR
- a CDS encoding carbamoyltransferase C-terminal domain-containing protein, whose protein sequence is MRVLGVNALFHDPAAALVVDGRIVAAAEEERFSRRKHGKRPLPFSAWELPELSARWCLEQAGLRPADLDVVAYSYDPGLARPAETMELNDPWDPLRQEYARRAPEFLAEALPGLDPGKVRFVPHHVAHAASAGQASPHADCAVLVLDGRGECGSHLSGHYVDRQLTVLSSQKLPHSVGLFYEDLTQHLGFLRSSDEFKVMALASYGKPRFADRLREFVRADATGGFTARPVPWASLVPGREPGTPWTQDHADVAASAQACLEEVVLDLARWLHGRTGDDVLALAGGVALNCVANTRLHREGPFREIWVQPAAGDAGTALGAALHVAGEKEPVEAMPTPALGRGWSDDELRGWLERAAVPYEEPDDIARTVAEELGRDGIVAWFQGRSEFGPRALGHRSLLAHPGRAGNLERLNAVKGREEFRPVAPMVLAERAAELFRGPLPSPYMLFVHDVAEAWRERIPAVVHVDGTARVQTVDAASEPLVARMLTAFEQLTGLPVVVNTSLNTAGRPMVDDPRDALECFGSAPVDLLALGPFAVRRGGAFA
- a CDS encoding NAD-dependent epimerase/dehydratase family protein; translated protein: MPLLTPSGPWHRAVVTGGAGFLGSHLCERLLDSGVEVDCADNLLSGSESNIAHLAGRPGFRFVRCDVSSDSMTDELPGPYDLVLHFACPASPADYLRHPLETMDVGSLGTRNALALALRDGARFLLASTSEVYGDPLVHPQREDYWGNVNPVGPRSVYDESKRFAEALVTAHVGAKGVNAGIVRMFNTYGPRMRAHDGRAVPTFVCQALAGEPLTVAGDGSQTRSLCYVDDTVEGVLLVAASQAVRPVNIGGGEEATVLEIAHRVIALTGSSSSLTFVARPQDDPERRRPDTALARELLGWEPRVSWEEGLKRTIAHFSSSPEAMSPAPRL